One Tissierellales bacterium genomic region harbors:
- the coaD gene encoding pantetheine-phosphate adenylyltransferase, with the protein MAVIYPGSFDPVTYGHLDIIKRCSKKFEKVVVAILKNPSKKTMFTVEERVELLEKELKDSNNVEVDTFSGLLIDYAYEKEITTMVRGLRAVSDFEYEMQMALANRKLNNDIETLFMVSGGEYAYLSSSIVKEIATFNGDISCFVPKSVKEAIEMKLKGGNE; encoded by the coding sequence TTGGCTGTAATATATCCAGGAAGTTTTGATCCGGTAACATATGGACATTTAGATATTATTAAAAGATGTTCTAAAAAATTTGAAAAGGTTGTAGTTGCTATTCTTAAAAATCCTTCTAAAAAAACAATGTTTACTGTAGAAGAAAGGGTGGAACTCTTAGAGAAGGAATTGAAAGATTCCAATAATGTAGAGGTTGATACTTTTTCTGGATTATTAATTGATTATGCTTATGAAAAAGAAATTACCACTATGGTTAGAGGACTAAGAGCTGTATCTGATTTTGAATATGAAATGCAAATGGCCTTAGCTAACAGGAAATTAAATAATGATATTGAAACTTTATTTATGGTTTCTGGTGGAGAATATGCTTATTTAAGCTCTAGTATTGTAAAGGAAATTGCAACTTTTAATGGGGATATATCATGCTTTGTTCCAAAATCTGTGAAAGAGGCCATTGAAATGAAGCTTAAAGGGGGCAATGAATAA
- a CDS encoding patatin-like phospholipase family protein, with protein sequence MGHINDIGLALGSGAARGLAHIGVLKALEEYGIDIDIISGSSAGALIGGLYCCGISPEMIRKLAIQIDKKMWMDITVPRKGVLKGDKIEEILKLVTGGRKIEELDKKLIIIATDLNKSEKVVITKGPVYRAIRASISIPGVFEPVRIGNKTLVDGGVVDRVPVTVLKDEGIDFVIAADVGFSDYQSRLFHVFDIIQRSIDIMAERILEVDLAYADILLKPSLSHIESSKFEMVDECFEIGYNATIKEMDNIISALENHNSNIKET encoded by the coding sequence ATGGGCCATATAAATGATATTGGATTAGCCTTAGGATCAGGGGCTGCTCGAGGTTTGGCACATATTGGAGTTTTAAAAGCTTTAGAAGAGTATGGAATAGATATAGATATAATTTCGGGTAGTAGTGCTGGAGCTTTAATTGGTGGATTATATTGCTGTGGTATTTCTCCTGAGATGATTAGAAAATTAGCAATTCAAATTGATAAAAAAATGTGGATGGATATTACTGTTCCTAGGAAAGGGGTATTAAAGGGAGATAAAATTGAAGAAATTCTTAAATTAGTTACTGGAGGTAGGAAAATAGAAGAGTTAGATAAAAAATTAATTATTATAGCTACTGATTTAAATAAATCTGAGAAAGTAGTTATAACAAAAGGGCCTGTATATAGGGCTATTCGAGCTAGTATTTCTATACCAGGAGTTTTTGAACCAGTGAGAATTGGAAATAAGACACTAGTAGATGGAGGGGTTGTAGATAGGGTTCCTGTAACTGTACTAAAGGATGAAGGAATAGATTTTGTAATTGCAGCAGATGTAGGATTTAGTGATTATCAAAGTAGGCTATTCCATGTCTTCGATATCATTCAAAGGTCTATAGATATTATGGCTGAAAGAATATTAGAGGTAGATTTAGCTTATGCAGATATATTGTTAAAACCCTCCTTGTCCCATATAGAGTCTTCTAAATTTGAAATGGTAGATGAATGTTTTGAAATTGGATATAATGCTACAATTAAAGAAATGGACAATATAATTTCTGCTTTAGAAAATCATAATTCAAATATTAAAGAAACCTAA
- a CDS encoding nucleotidyltransferase produces the protein MKVVGFITEYNPFHYGHKYHLEESKKITKAEYSIAVMSGSFVQRGEPSFIDKWTKAKIAIDNGVDLVLELPIIFSTQSAERFAFGGVKLLDSLNIVDYITFGSELGNIEPLNKISKILSEEPQYYNNQLLHYLEEGNSYSVARSHALKDYFIKEKTSFHSSIERIIESPNNILGIEYLKALYKINSSIQPITFQRIGSEYKDEKLSSNKSSSTAIRNNIFKKDLPSVRNNVPAETYAYLEQFLKEHNSFNSLENYSQILLYLLCMTSPHQISKVIDVEEGLENRIINMAFKYNSSNNIIDNTVSKRHTKTRIQRILIHMLLNLQKQDFYYLKDNYPEYYRVLGANEKGVYLLRKIKENSNIPIINKFSDFKKIRKPSFRKMINYDKKGTDLFYLGLNSNPWANKDFYTSPYIKV, from the coding sequence ATGAAGGTTGTTGGGTTTATAACGGAATATAATCCTTTTCACTATGGTCATAAATACCATCTAGAGGAGTCCAAAAAAATAACTAAGGCGGAATATTCTATAGCTGTAATGAGTGGTTCCTTTGTTCAAAGGGGAGAACCATCTTTTATTGATAAATGGACCAAAGCTAAAATAGCTATAGATAACGGGGTAGATTTAGTTTTAGAGTTGCCAATAATTTTTTCAACTCAAAGTGCTGAACGTTTTGCCTTTGGCGGTGTTAAATTATTAGACTCTTTAAATATTGTTGACTACATTACTTTTGGTAGTGAACTTGGTAATATAGAACCACTAAATAAAATATCTAAAATTTTATCTGAAGAACCTCAATACTATAATAATCAACTACTGCATTATTTAGAAGAAGGTAATTCATACTCTGTAGCAAGAAGTCATGCCTTAAAGGATTATTTTATAAAAGAAAAAACATCCTTTCATTCATCTATTGAAAGGATTATAGAGTCTCCTAATAATATATTAGGAATTGAATATTTAAAAGCTTTATATAAAATAAATTCTTCAATTCAACCTATAACTTTTCAACGTATAGGTAGTGAATATAAAGATGAAAAATTAAGTAGTAATAAATCTAGTTCAACAGCTATAAGAAATAATATTTTTAAAAAAGATTTACCTTCTGTTAGAAATAATGTTCCTGCGGAAACTTATGCATATTTAGAACAATTTTTAAAGGAGCATAATAGTTTTAATTCTTTAGAAAATTATTCTCAAATATTATTGTATTTATTATGTATGACTTCTCCACATCAGATTAGTAAAGTAATTGATGTAGAAGAAGGATTAGAAAATAGAATTATAAATATGGCTTTTAAATATAATTCTTCAAACAACATTATTGACAATACTGTATCAAAACGTCATACAAAAACCCGAATACAAAGAATACTTATTCATATGCTATTAAATTTACAAAAACAAGATTTTTATTATTTAAAAGACAATTATCCTGAGTATTATAGGGTTTTAGGTGCCAATGAAAAAGGTGTTTATTTGTTAAGAAAAATAAAAGAAAATTCAAATATACCAATTATAAATAAATTTTCAGACTTTAAAAAAATAAGAAAACCAAGTTTTAGAAAAATGATTAACTATGATAAAAAAGGAACAGACCTTTTCTATCTAGGGTTAAATAGTAATCCTTGGGCTAATAAAGATTTTTATACATCACCTTACATAAAAGTTTAG
- a CDS encoding acetate kinase, producing MNVLVINCGSSSLKYQLINMDNEEVLAKGLVERIGIEGSRVKHNTNGKDEYIIEKPLGDHKEALGVVLKNALLDSEHGAIKSLDEISAVGHRVVHGGEKFANSVVIDDEVMEAIEACVDLAPLHNPPNIIGIEACKELMPETPMVAVFDTAFHQTIPASNYIYPLPYELYEEYGIRKYGFHGTSHKYVTAKATEMLGKDLEDINVITCHLGNGASICAVKNGESIETSMGFTPLEGLAMGTRTGDIDPAIIPFIMEKEDLNFEEINTLLNKKSGVLGISGVSSDFRDLEEAANDGNERAELALNVFCNKVTKYIGAYAAILCDVDALIFTAGIGENSHTIREAVCEGLKCIGIELDVEKNKVRGKEAIVSKDGSEVKIIVIPTNEELMIARDTKALIDK from the coding sequence ATGAATGTTTTGGTAATAAACTGTGGTAGTTCATCTTTAAAGTATCAATTAATTAATATGGACAATGAAGAGGTTTTAGCAAAAGGTCTAGTAGAAAGAATTGGTATAGAAGGTTCAAGAGTAAAACATAATACTAATGGAAAAGATGAATATATAATAGAAAAACCTTTAGGAGATCATAAGGAAGCTTTAGGGGTTGTATTAAAAAATGCACTACTAGATTCTGAACATGGAGCAATTAAATCATTAGATGAAATAAGTGCTGTGGGCCACAGAGTAGTACATGGTGGTGAAAAATTTGCAAATTCTGTCGTTATTGATGATGAAGTTATGGAGGCAATAGAAGCATGTGTAGATTTGGCACCTTTACATAATCCACCAAATATTATAGGAATTGAAGCATGTAAAGAACTTATGCCAGAAACACCAATGGTTGCAGTTTTTGATACAGCTTTTCATCAAACAATTCCTGCATCAAATTATATTTATCCATTACCTTATGAATTATATGAAGAATATGGTATTAGAAAATATGGATTCCATGGAACTTCCCATAAATATGTAACAGCAAAAGCTACTGAAATGTTAGGTAAGGATCTAGAGGACATTAATGTTATTACTTGTCATTTGGGTAATGGTGCAAGTATTTGTGCAGTAAAAAATGGTGAATCAATTGAAACTAGTATGGGCTTTACTCCTTTAGAAGGTCTTGCTATGGGTACTAGAACTGGTGATATTGACCCTGCTATTATTCCATTTATAATGGAAAAAGAAGATTTAAATTTTGAAGAAATCAACACATTATTAAATAAAAAATCTGGTGTTTTAGGTATATCAGGAGTAAGTAGTGATTTTAGAGATTTAGAGGAAGCGGCTAATGATGGAAATGAAAGAGCTGAATTAGCCCTTAATGTATTTTGCAATAAAGTGACAAAATATATAGGGGCCTATGCTGCTATTTTATGTGATGTTGATGCTTTAATATTTACAGCAGGTATAGGTGAAAACTCCCATACAATTAGAGAAGCTGTATGTGAAGGTTTAAAATGTATAGGAATTGAATTAGATGTAGAAAAGAATAAAGTAAGAGGAAAAGAAGCTATAGTTAGCAAGGATGGTTCTGAAGTGAAGATAATTGTAATACCTACAAATGAAGAACTTATGATAGCAAGAGACACTAAAGCTTTGATTGATAAATAA
- the ylbJ gene encoding sporulation integral membrane protein YlbJ has translation MYITRNKLSKSYKNNVPFILLVLWLLINIVLFPTTAINGATKGLSTWFSIVVPSLFPFFIISELLINLGFVEFIGSLLEPVMMPIFNVPGIGAFPFTMSLISGYPVGVKLVSNLRLNNNISKVEAERLLSFSSTSGPLFMLGAVSVGMLKNSSLGPLIVYPHYLASLSLGFLFRYYKKNTNKYNLTLKNNSYSRNNSYSSIAQLMSNSIKDATNTIISIGGFMILYSVLIEIIYISKFFDLFINFFINILPFNISIDVIKGIFAGIIEITTGCNKIATTNLPSIWKLLIINFFIGWSGLSIHSQALSFLSETDINSKLYICSKFFHGLLSIVYTFLFYKVFYNSLVLESLVEETFFLKITSFTQWINLFTLSLQSLFSVLIGIMILAVIINTLKSITKN, from the coding sequence ATGTATATTACTAGAAATAAATTAAGCAAAAGCTACAAAAATAATGTTCCTTTCATTTTATTAGTTTTATGGTTATTAATTAATATAGTATTATTCCCAACAACCGCCATTAACGGAGCAACTAAAGGACTATCAACTTGGTTCAGTATAGTTGTACCTTCCTTATTTCCATTTTTTATAATTTCTGAACTACTCATAAACTTAGGCTTTGTAGAGTTTATCGGCTCCCTATTGGAACCAGTCATGATGCCTATATTTAATGTTCCAGGAATAGGGGCTTTCCCCTTTACAATGAGCCTAATTTCTGGTTACCCCGTAGGTGTAAAACTAGTTTCTAACTTAAGATTAAATAACAATATATCTAAGGTTGAAGCTGAAAGGCTTCTTTCTTTTTCTAGCACCTCTGGTCCATTATTTATGCTTGGAGCAGTTTCTGTAGGCATGCTAAAAAACTCTTCCTTAGGCCCATTAATTGTTTATCCTCACTATTTAGCTTCTCTTTCTCTAGGTTTTTTATTTAGATACTATAAAAAAAATACTAATAAATATAATTTAACGCTAAAAAATAATTCTTATTCTAGAAATAACTCTTATTCTAGTATTGCCCAATTAATGTCTAATAGCATAAAGGATGCCACAAATACTATAATTTCTATAGGAGGATTTATGATATTATATTCAGTTCTTATAGAAATAATTTACATATCAAAATTCTTTGACTTATTTATAAATTTTTTTATTAATATACTTCCATTTAATATTAGCATTGATGTTATAAAAGGTATCTTTGCCGGTATTATCGAAATAACCACTGGTTGCAATAAAATAGCTACAACTAATTTACCTTCTATATGGAAACTATTAATAATAAACTTTTTTATTGGATGGAGTGGTCTCTCTATTCATAGTCAAGCCTTAAGTTTTTTATCAGAAACCGATATTAATAGTAAACTATACATTTGCTCAAAATTTTTCCATGGTCTTTTATCAATTGTATATACTTTTTTATTTTATAAGGTTTTCTATAATAGTTTAGTTTTAGAATCTTTAGTTGAAGAAACATTTTTCCTTAAAATAACATCTTTTACCCAGTGGATAAATTTATTTACCCTATCCCTTCAAAGTCTATTTTCTGTACTAATAGGAATAATGATTTTAGCCGTAATTATAAATACTTTAAAAAGTATTACAAAAAACTAA
- a CDS encoding ATPase, translating to MNVIDLIDELEEIIESGSPVPFSNKVMLDKEDLFEIIKEVKLRLPDEIKQANWIKEEKQRILAEAQKEADTIVDEATTHLEELIEEDEITRNAKERAEEILTTTQNNAKDIRLGAMEYADNILMNTQENLKVLIETLDENRQELRGIK from the coding sequence ATGAATGTAATAGATTTAATTGATGAATTAGAAGAAATTATAGAAAGTGGATCTCCAGTGCCTTTTTCTAATAAAGTCATGTTAGACAAAGAAGATCTTTTTGAAATAATAAAGGAAGTAAAATTAAGATTACCTGATGAAATTAAGCAAGCGAATTGGATTAAAGAAGAAAAACAAAGAATCCTAGCAGAAGCTCAAAAAGAAGCTGATACAATTGTTGATGAAGCTACTACTCACTTAGAAGAGTTAATAGAAGAAGATGAGATTACAAGAAATGCAAAAGAAAGAGCAGAAGAAATATTGACAACGACACAAAATAATGCGAAAGATATAAGATTGGGAGCTATGGAATATGCAGATAATATTTTAATGAATACTCAGGAGAATTTAAAAGTTTTAATAGAGACATTAGATGAAAACAGACAGGAATTAAGAGGAATAAAATAA
- the rsmD gene encoding 16S rRNA (guanine(966)-N(2))-methyltransferase RsmD — MKALRSDCLRVISGKKRGFKLKGPKSPRIRPTQDRVKESLFNILGYIDEESIVLDLFSGSGSVGIEFLSRGAKECYFVDSSVESIKIIKKNLINIEFMDQASVYKKDVFVAIKLLSKKDLKFDYIYIDPPYSKLIEHKILQAICDVEIIKETGIIIVEHSKRNTLEDSILLLNKIDSRNYGDKSLTFYKKDIKKGGI, encoded by the coding sequence ATGAAAGCATTAAGGAGTGATTGTTTGCGAGTCATATCCGGTAAAAAAAGAGGTTTTAAATTAAAAGGACCTAAAAGTCCTAGAATAAGACCAACTCAGGATAGAGTTAAGGAGTCTTTGTTTAATATTTTAGGTTATATAGATGAAGAGAGTATAGTATTAGATCTATTTTCAGGCTCCGGGTCTGTGGGAATAGAATTTTTAAGTAGAGGGGCAAAAGAATGTTACTTTGTAGATAGTTCAGTAGAAAGTATAAAAATAATAAAGAAGAATTTAATTAATATTGAATTTATGGACCAAGCTTCCGTCTACAAAAAGGATGTCTTTGTTGCTATAAAGTTACTTAGTAAAAAAGATTTAAAATTTGATTATATTTATATTGATCCTCCATATTCTAAATTAATTGAGCATAAAATATTACAGGCTATATGCGATGTAGAAATTATTAAAGAAACTGGGATTATTATTGTAGAACATAGTAAAAGGAACACCCTTGAAGACAGTATATTACTTTTAAATAAAATAGATTCTAGAAATTATGGAGATAAAAGTCTGACTTTCTACAAAAAAGATATTAAAAAAGGAGGAATTTAA